In one Chionomys nivalis chromosome 13, mChiNiv1.1, whole genome shotgun sequence genomic region, the following are encoded:
- the Psma2 gene encoding proteasome subunit alpha type-2 produces MAERGYSFSLTTFSPSGKLVQIEYALAAVAGGAPSVGIKAANGVVLATEKKQKSILYDERSVHKVEPITKHIGLVYSGMGPDYRVLVHRARKLAQQYYLVYQEPIPTAQLVQRVASVMQEYTQSGGVRPFGVSLLICGWNEGRPYLFQSDPSGAYFAWKATAMGKNYVNGKTFLEKRYNEDLELEDAIHTAILTLKESFEGQMTEDNIEVGICNEAGFRRLTPAEVKDYLAAIA; encoded by the exons ATGGCAGAGCGCGGTTACAGCTTTTCGCTGACTACTTTCAG ccCGTCTGGGAAACTTGTCCAGATCGAGTATGCTTTGGCTGCAGTAGCTGGAGGGGCCCCTTCAGTGGGAATTAAAG CTGCAAATGGTGTAGTATTAGCCACTGAGAAAAAACAGAAATCCATCCTGTATGATGAAAGGAGCGTCCACAAAGTAGAACCGATCACCAAGCACATTGGTTTGGTGTACAGTGGCATGGGCCCAGATTACAG AGTGCTTGTGCACAGAGCTCGGAAACTTGCCCAGCAATACTATCTTGTCTACCAAGAACCCATCCCCACAGCCCAGCTGGTACAGAGAGTAGCCTCTGTGATGCAGGAGTATACCCAGTCAGG TGGTGTTCGTCCATTTGGTGTTTCTTTACTTATTTGTGGGTGGAATGAGGGACGACCATATTTATTTCAGTCAGATCCATCT GGAGCCTACTTTGCCTGGAAGGCCACAGCAATGGGGAAGAATTACGTGAACGGGAAGACTTTCCTTGAGAAGAG ATATAATGAAGACCTAGAACTGGAAGATGCCATTCATACAGCCATCCTAACTCTAAAG GAAAGTTTCGAAGGGCAAATGACAGAAGACAACATAGAGGTTGGGATCTGCAACGAAGCTGGCTTTAGGAGGCTCACCCCAGCGGAAGTGAAGGACTACTTGGCAGCCATAGCGTGA
- the C13H7orf25 gene encoding UPF0415 protein C7orf25 homolog yields the protein MSSHSMLSERIAIAKELIKRAESLSRSRKGGIEGGAKLCSKLKAELKFLQKIEAGKVAIKESHLQSTNLTHLKAIVESAENLEEVVSVLRVFGYTDTLGEKQTLVVDVVANGGHTWVKAIGRKAEALHNIWLGRGQYGDKSIIEQAEDFLQASRQQPVQYSNPHIVFAFYNSVSSPMAEKLRDMGISVRGDIVAVNSLLSHPEEPQLSESEPDDEDEELLQVTRVDRDNVLAHVAFPTEIKVDICRRVNLDITTLITYVSAMSYGGCHFVFKEKVLTEQAEQERKEQVLPQLEAFMKDKELFACESAVKDFQSILDTLGGPGERERAAMLIKRVTVVPDQPSERALRLVASSKINSRSLTIFGTGDTLKAITMTANSGFVRAANNQGVKFSVFIHQPRALTESKEAFAVPVPKDLRSDSAR from the coding sequence ATGTCTTCACACTCCATGCTCTCTGAAAGAATTGCCATAGCCAAGGAACTAATCAAGAGAGCAGAATCCCTTTCTAGATCAAGAAAAGGTGGCATAGAAGGGGGCGCAAAGCTGTGTAGCAAACTGAAGGCCGAGCTAAAATTCTTACAGAAAATAGAGGCTGGGAAAGTAGCTATTAAAGAATCCCACTTACAGAGTACAAACCTAACACACTTGAAAGCCATCGTGGAATCGGCAGAAAACCTGGAAGAAGTTGTCAGCGTTCTCCGTGTGTTTGGCTACACAGACACCTTGGGAGAGAAGCAGACTCTTGTGGTGGATGTCGTAGCGAATGGCGGTCACACGTGGGTCAAAGCTATTGGCCGGAAGGCCGAAGCGCTGCATAACATCTGGCTGGGCAGGGGCCAGTATGGCGACAAAAGCATCATTGAGCAGGCCGAAGACTTCCTGCAGGCCAGCCGCCAGCAGCCTGTGCAGTATAGCAACCCTCACATCGTGTTTGCATTTTACAATAGTGTCTCTAGTCCCATGGCAGAGAAGCTGAGAGATATGGGCATCTCTGTCAGAGGGGACATCGTCGCAGTCAACTCTCTGCTAAGCCACCCTGAAGAGCCGCAGCTGAGCGAGAGCGAGCCCGACGATGAGGACGAAGAACTTCTGCAGGTGACGAGAGTGGACCGAGACAACGTCCTGGCGCACGTTGCATTTCCCACGGAGATCAAGGTGGACATTTGCAGAAGAGTCAATCTGGACATCACTACTTTAATCACGTATGTATCTGCCATGAGCTATGGAGGCTGCCACTTCGTCTTCAAAGAGAAAGTACTCACAGAGCAAGCCgagcaggagaggaaggagcaggtCTTGCCTCAGCTGGAAGCGTTTATGAAGGACAAGGAGCTGTTTGCCTGTGAATCTGCTGTCAAGGATTTTCAGTCTATTCTAGACACCTTAGGggggccaggagagagagagagggccgCTATGCTAATTAAGCGAGTCACCGTGGTCCCAGACCAGCCTTCTGAGCGCGCCTTGAGACTAGTGGCAAGCTCAAAAATTAACAGCCGCTCGTTAACGATTTTTGGGACAGGAGACACCCTGAAAGCCATCACCATGACTGCCAATAGCGGCTTTGTCAGAGCTGCCAACAACCAGGGTGTCAAATTCAGCGTCTTCATCCATCAGCCCAGAGCGCTTACCGAGAGCAAAGAGGCCTTTGCCGTGCCCGTGCCGAAAGACTTGCGCAGTGACAGTGCACGCTAG